One stretch of Scophthalmus maximus strain ysfricsl-2021 chromosome 12, ASM2237912v1, whole genome shotgun sequence DNA includes these proteins:
- the cerk gene encoding ceramide kinase, with translation MEKQPPSLCSRLFHGRGPVEVVLDRSVLAWKETEGGRKRSSAIGGLSATAHGHAVHVCEIVAVRKTEEDDDDDDDDDDGGRDGAKSRSPTKATQGSRLHPHAFTVSYVRRTRQHQWRYSDVTFHCASQPLREQWIRVINEQLSLLTNRPKSLLVYINPFGGKRRGKRIYEQEVAPLFRRACISADVIVTERANHASDHLKTEANLDKYDGVVCVGGDGMFSEILHGLVTRTQTDHGVDQSQPDAELVPCSLRIGIIPAGSTDCICFATVGTSDPVTSALHIIVGDSQPMDVCSVHHDDVLLRYSVSLLGYGFYGDVLTDSERKRWLGPARYDLSGVKTFLSHNHYEGTVSFLPAEEDAGSPRDELPCRSGCRVCRQRPPSKDPRREMSEGKEKSATDDGWSVIRGKFIAINAASMSCACPRSPRGLSPSAHLADGTTDLILIRECSRLDFFRHLLRHTNRDDQFDHSFVEVHRVTAFRFQPRHCATLSAEDREPGETPAKTGFGPVCSGQATCDRGKARSSWTCDGEILPHAAIQVSVRCQLIRLFARGIEEQQQCMFEDPWTLLAPEPSSAHQSVD, from the exons CTCACGGTCACGCCGTTCACGTGTGCGAAATAGTGGCCGTCCGCAAGAcggaagaagacgacgacgacgacgacgacgacgacgacggcggccGAGACGGCGCGAAGAGCAGGAGTCCGACAAAAGCGACGCAGGGCTCCCGGCTGCATCCCCACGCGTTCACAG tctcGTATGTGAGGAGGACGCGGCAGCACCAGTGGCGGTATAGTGATGTCACCTTCCACTGTGCCAGTCAGCCACTACGTGAGCAGTGGATCCGGGTCATCAATGAGCAGTTGTCACTACTGA CCAACCGACCCAAGAGCCTCCTGGTGTACATCAATCCCTTTGGCGGAAAGCGGCGCGGGAAGCGCATTTACGAGCAGGAGGTTGCGCCACTCTTTCGCCGCGCCTGCATCTCGGCCGACGTGATTG TTACCGAGCGTGCCAATCATGCCAGCGACCACTTGAAAACAGAGGCCAATCTAGATAAATATGACGG ggtggtgtgtgtgggcGGAGACGGGATGTTCAGTGAAATCCTGCACGGGCTGGTCACCAGGACCCAAACTGACCACGGCGTGGACCAGAGCCAACCAGACGCTGAGCTGGTGCCATGTTCTCTACGCATAGGCATCATTCCTGCAG GGTCCACCGATTGTATCTGCTTCGCCACAGTGGGGACCAGCGATCCGGTCACTTCTGCTCTACACATCATCGTGG GTGACTCCCAGCCGATGGACGTGTGCTCCGTTCACCACGACGACGTCCTCCTCAGATACTCGGTCTCGTTGCTGGGCTACGGTTTCTATGGAGACGTGCTGACGGACAGCGAGCGGAAGAGGTGGCTAGGTCCCGCCAGATACGACCTgtcag GGGTGAAAACTTTCCTGAGCCACAACCACTACGAGGGCACCGTCTCTTTCCTCCCCGCCGAGGAGGACGCGGGGAGCCCCCGGGACGAGCTGCCCTGTCGATCGGG GTGCCGCGTCTGTCGGCAGCGGCCCCCGTCGAAGGACCCGCGGCGGGAGATGTCCGAGGGGAAGGAGAAGTCCGCCACAG ACGACGGCTGGAGCGTGATCCGTGGAAAGTTCATCGCCATCAATGCAGCCAGCATGAGTTGCGCGTGTCCCCGCAGCCCGAGAGGCCTGTCGCCGTCCGCCCACCTCGCCGACGGCACCACCGACCTCATCCTCATCAGGGAGTGTTCCCGCCTGGACTTCTTCCGGCACCTTCTTCGACACACCAACAGAGACGAccag tTTGACCACTCGTTCGTGGAGGTCCACCGGGTGACGGCGTTCCGCTTCCAGCCGCGGCACTGCGCGACGCTTTCGGCGGAAGACCGGGAGCCGGGCGAGACTCCGGCGAAGACGGGCTTCGGCCCCGTCTGCTCCGGCCAAGCAACCTGCGACCGCGGCAAAGCCCGCAGCAGCTGGACCTGCGACGGGGAGATCCTGCCGCACGCTGCCATCCAAGTCAG tgtccGGTGCCAGTTGATCAGGCTGTTTGCCCGCGGTAtcgaggagcagcagcagtgtatGTTTGAAGACCCCTGGACACTGTTGGCCCCGGAACCAAGCAGCGCGCACCAGTCAGTGGACTGA